A single window of Candidatus Rhabdochlamydia oedothoracis DNA harbors:
- the cyoC gene encoding cytochrome o ubiquinol oxidase subunit III, giving the protein MQESINQENTVFGFWVYLMTDCILFATLFATYAVLRNNIYGGPSGYELFSLPFTLSETLILLTSSFTCGLAMLAAQVKDRKKVLIWLGISFLLGIAFLTMELKEFTHLVHEGNSWQRSGFLSAFFTLVATHGLHITAGLLWMIFVVVQLLRKGIICVTFKRLTCLSMFWHFLDVVWIFIFTIVYLMGAV; this is encoded by the coding sequence ATGCAAGAATCTATAAACCAAGAAAACACTGTCTTTGGATTTTGGGTCTATCTAATGACAGATTGTATTTTATTTGCAACGCTTTTTGCAACGTATGCAGTACTACGCAATAATATATATGGTGGGCCTTCTGGGTATGAGTTATTTTCCCTCCCGTTTACTTTAAGCGAAACCCTTATTCTGCTAACTAGTAGCTTTACTTGTGGACTTGCTATGTTAGCAGCACAGGTTAAGGATAGAAAAAAAGTACTTATTTGGTTAGGGATTTCTTTTTTATTAGGCATCGCTTTTTTAACAATGGAACTAAAGGAATTTACTCACTTGGTTCATGAAGGAAATAGCTGGCAGAGAAGTGGATTTTTATCTGCTTTTTTTACGCTTGTTGCAACGCATGGATTGCATATTACAGCTGGCTTATTATGGATGATTTTTGTTGTAGTGCAACTTTTACGTAAAGGGATTATTTGCGTTACTTTTAAAAGACTTACCTGTTTGAGCATGTTCTGGCACTTTTTAGATGTCGTATGGATTTTTATATTTACTATTGTGTACCTAATGGGAGCTGTATGA
- a CDS encoding HAD hydrolase-like protein, which translates to MAQTFYGKKLKNEELRIHWGKPLTLLLKLLYETDHVNIAMSYNIATRSKFPKTLFKDTISTLSTLHSLGKKLGLITATTRSSLEYDLKTYGVQVNELKLVVNPIFFYAIESEPLYTQKNTSTNS; encoded by the coding sequence ATTGCGCAAACGTTCTATGGTAAAAAACTTAAAAATGAGGAACTACGGATTCATTGGGGCAAGCCTTTGACTTTATTACTTAAGCTGCTATATGAGACAGATCACGTCAACATAGCTATGTCTTATAATATAGCTACGCGGAGTAAATTCCCTAAAACTCTATTTAAAGATACAATAAGTACTTTGAGCACTCTGCATAGTTTAGGAAAAAAGTTAGGTCTTATAACTGCCACTACTCGCTCTAGTCTAGAGTATGACTTGAAAACATACGGGGTTCAAGTCAACGAATTGAAACTTGTCGTTAATCCTATATTTTTCTATGCGATTGAATCGGAACCACTATATACGCAAAAAAACACGTCCACGAATAGTTGA
- the trmB gene encoding tRNA (guanine(46)-N(7))-methyltransferase TrmB has protein sequence MKPKDLKFPFSWDERRPVIFENILFVPQYYMNHREWGFVNWYSPQVFKNQLPIHIEYCSGNGCWLIEKARNHPEINWIAVEKKFERVRKIWSKMRNLSLTNILIVCGEALTFTKNYVADVSFQKVYINFPDPWPKEKHARNRLVQEPFLIELSKKAKPQTETIVATDHLDYVQQIISAVSSSEKWDFSLKNPFYTNHWENYGSSYFEQLWRAKGKQVYYLPFLNKSKNAIF, from the coding sequence ATGAAACCAAAAGATTTAAAGTTTCCTTTTTCTTGGGATGAAAGAAGGCCCGTAATTTTTGAAAATATTTTATTTGTGCCTCAATATTACATGAACCATAGAGAATGGGGTTTTGTAAATTGGTACAGTCCTCAAGTGTTTAAAAATCAATTGCCTATTCATATTGAATACTGTAGTGGAAATGGCTGCTGGTTGATTGAGAAAGCAAGAAATCATCCTGAAATTAACTGGATTGCTGTCGAAAAAAAATTTGAAAGGGTGCGTAAAATCTGGTCTAAAATGCGAAATTTAAGCTTGACTAATATATTGATTGTTTGTGGTGAGGCCCTTACCTTTACCAAAAATTATGTGGCAGATGTAAGCTTTCAGAAGGTCTATATCAATTTCCCAGATCCTTGGCCCAAAGAAAAACATGCGAGAAACCGCCTAGTACAGGAACCTTTTCTCATAGAATTAAGCAAGAAAGCCAAGCCACAAACAGAAACTATTGTCGCTACTGACCATCTAGATTATGTACAGCAGATTATATCCGCTGTAAGCTCAAGTGAAAAATGGGATTTTTCTCTGAAAAACCCTTTTTATACCAATCATTGGGAAAATTATGGTTCTTCTTATTTTGAGCAGTTATGGAGGGCAAAAGGTAAGCAAGTGTATTATTTACCCTTTTTAAACAAGAGTAAAAATGCCATTTTCTAA
- the cyoA gene encoding ubiquinol oxidase subunit II yields the protein MKKKYRALFFILLSLAVIILSLVYLSGIDIAVLNPKGMIAVKERDLFIKITLIMLIVVIPVFILTWVISWKYREGNQAKYTPDWDKHLLSESIWWGLPCAIVLAMAILVWKSTHELDPFKPLESDKKPLRIQVVALQWKWLFIYPEQGIATINFLQFPEKTPINFEITSDAPMNSFWIPELGGQIYAMPGMKTKLHLIANEKGNFRGSSANLSGRGFVGMTFIAKASSLADFYQWVDSLSESSNFLNLAEYIRLAEPSENDPATSYVLEKQDLYDWIVRKYTMPMTRMD from the coding sequence ATGAAAAAGAAATATAGAGCCTTATTTTTCATTTTACTTTCTTTAGCTGTAATAATTCTATCGCTGGTGTATTTAAGCGGTATTGATATTGCTGTACTGAACCCTAAGGGAATGATTGCAGTAAAAGAACGCGACTTGTTTATCAAGATTACCTTGATCATGCTTATTGTGGTTATCCCTGTTTTTATCCTTACTTGGGTTATTTCTTGGAAATATAGAGAGGGGAATCAAGCTAAATATACACCGGATTGGGATAAACACTTATTATCTGAATCTATCTGGTGGGGTCTTCCTTGTGCCATTGTTCTAGCAATGGCGATACTGGTTTGGAAAAGTACTCATGAGTTAGATCCGTTCAAACCCCTTGAATCGGATAAGAAACCCCTTAGAATACAAGTAGTTGCTCTGCAGTGGAAATGGTTATTTATTTATCCAGAACAGGGGATTGCAACTATTAATTTCTTACAATTTCCAGAAAAAACCCCGATTAACTTTGAAATAACCTCAGATGCTCCCATGAATTCTTTTTGGATTCCAGAGCTAGGTGGTCAGATTTATGCAATGCCAGGGATGAAAACCAAACTACACCTTATAGCTAATGAAAAAGGTAATTTTAGAGGTTCATCAGCTAATTTAAGTGGAAGGGGTTTTGTGGGAATGACATTTATTGCTAAAGCCAGTTCTCTAGCTGATTTCTATCAATGGGTGGATTCATTAAGCGAATCCTCCAATTTTCTTAATTTAGCAGAGTATATCAGGTTAGCAGAGCCTAGTGAAAATGATCCTGCGACTTCTTATGTGCTAGAAAAGCAAGATTTATACGATTGGATTGTTAGGAAATATACGATGCCAATGACGAGGATGGATTGA
- a CDS encoding ExbD/TolR family protein yields the protein MNLIPEEELKRYNHLNLAPMIDFLFLIVAVFAVIAVTRASLFDREISLVKVQTKVDASIPQDRYTVHLSINNKGEYKWITEFNEYLISCPLDVQLELKKQQELGLLPKDTLKTQVLLHIDKQAMWEPIVQLIFAVKQAGFQIHPVYESE from the coding sequence ATGAACCTAATCCCTGAAGAAGAACTCAAAAGATACAATCATCTGAATTTAGCTCCTATGATTGATTTTCTGTTTTTAATCGTAGCTGTTTTTGCAGTGATTGCAGTTACTCGAGCCAGCCTTTTTGATCGTGAGATCAGTTTAGTCAAGGTCCAAACAAAAGTAGATGCTTCTATTCCCCAAGACCGCTATACCGTGCATTTGAGCATAAATAATAAGGGCGAGTACAAATGGATTACAGAATTTAATGAATACCTGATTTCTTGCCCACTAGACGTGCAATTAGAGCTTAAAAAACAACAAGAACTCGGTCTTTTACCCAAAGATACGCTAAAAACACAAGTGCTCTTACATATCGACAAACAAGCGATGTGGGAGCCCATTGTACAGCTGATCTTTGCTGTAAAGCAAGCCGGGTTTCAAATCCACCCCGTTTATGAAAGTGAATAG
- the cyoB gene encoding cytochrome o ubiquinol oxidase subunit I: MFGKLTWDAFRQDPIEIAAGISMILGLMIVLGLLWYFKRFRWLWTQYLTSLDPKKIGVMYIVVVFVMLLKAVFDAGMIRLQQILSVSDAHGYLSSPHFQQVFTAHGTTMIFFVGMGLVFGILNLIVPLQIGARDVAFPFLNSLSFYLFSVGAVLLLLSLIIGKFSGTGWVAYPPLSGLKYNSGVGVDYWIWSVQIAGIGSLLSGINFLVTILKMRCPGMTLMKMPLFVWSALCTMTLVIFAFPILTATIGMLSLDRLLHMHFFTADFGGNPMMYINLIWAWGHPEVYILILPAFGIFSEVVATFSQKRLFGYDSMVWALVAITLLSFLVWLHHFFTMGSGANVNAFFGIMTMLIAIPTGVKIFNWLFTMFRGRVYFTTPMLWFLGFVFIFTTGGMTGILLSAAPVDFQVHNSLFLIAHFHSMVIGGVLFGFLAGITYWFPKFMGFKLHEGLGKYAFWCWFIGFLLAFMPLYVLGLMGASRRLDHYEASTGWQPLFIVAAIGVTMIICGIGIQILQILVSVKQRKANRDLTGDPWNGRTLEWSTSSPPPFYNFAILPEVHKRDSFWSMKHAKVAEKPHYKDIHMPKNTPMGLFIGGFSFILGFALIWHIIWLGIIGFIGVIACIVIRMFDNDTDYYVLATEIEKIEARCKNL, translated from the coding sequence ATGTTTGGAAAATTAACTTGGGATGCTTTTCGTCAGGACCCTATTGAAATCGCAGCAGGAATCTCGATGATTCTTGGTTTGATGATTGTTCTAGGGCTTTTATGGTACTTTAAGCGATTTAGGTGGCTTTGGACGCAGTATTTAACCTCACTTGATCCCAAAAAAATTGGAGTGATGTACATTGTTGTCGTCTTTGTCATGTTACTAAAAGCGGTATTTGATGCTGGTATGATACGCTTACAACAGATTCTTTCTGTTAGTGATGCTCATGGTTATTTATCATCGCCTCATTTTCAGCAGGTTTTTACAGCTCATGGCACGACTATGATTTTCTTTGTGGGTATGGGTCTTGTATTTGGGATTTTAAATCTCATTGTGCCCTTGCAAATTGGCGCGCGTGATGTGGCTTTTCCTTTTTTAAACTCTCTAAGTTTTTATTTATTTTCTGTAGGAGCAGTTCTTCTTCTTTTATCTCTCATTATTGGTAAATTTTCCGGAACTGGTTGGGTAGCATATCCTCCGCTTTCAGGTCTTAAATACAATTCTGGAGTAGGGGTGGATTACTGGATATGGAGCGTGCAGATTGCAGGTATTGGTAGCTTGCTTTCAGGTATTAACTTTCTTGTTACTATTTTAAAAATGCGTTGTCCAGGAATGACTTTAATGAAAATGCCATTATTTGTTTGGAGTGCTTTATGTACGATGACTTTGGTTATTTTTGCTTTTCCAATCTTAACAGCAACTATTGGAATGCTCTCTTTAGATAGACTATTGCACATGCATTTTTTTACTGCTGATTTTGGAGGTAATCCCATGATGTACATCAACCTCATTTGGGCATGGGGTCATCCAGAGGTGTATATTTTGATTTTGCCTGCTTTTGGGATTTTTTCAGAAGTAGTTGCTACTTTTTCACAAAAGCGATTATTCGGTTACGATTCGATGGTATGGGCCCTTGTTGCCATTACTTTGTTATCTTTTCTTGTTTGGTTGCATCACTTCTTTACTATGGGATCCGGAGCTAATGTGAATGCTTTTTTTGGCATTATGACAATGCTTATCGCTATCCCTACAGGTGTAAAAATTTTTAACTGGTTATTTACCATGTTTAGAGGTCGAGTGTATTTTACAACCCCCATGCTCTGGTTTTTAGGTTTTGTATTTATCTTTACTACAGGTGGTATGACAGGTATTTTGCTATCAGCTGCACCGGTAGATTTTCAAGTACACAATAGCTTATTTTTAATTGCACATTTCCATTCTATGGTAATTGGTGGGGTTTTATTCGGTTTTTTAGCAGGTATTACCTACTGGTTTCCTAAGTTTATGGGTTTTAAGCTTCATGAAGGTTTAGGTAAATATGCCTTTTGGTGTTGGTTCATTGGTTTTTTATTAGCTTTCATGCCCTTATACGTTTTGGGGCTGATGGGAGCTAGCAGACGTCTGGATCACTATGAAGCATCTACAGGATGGCAGCCTTTATTTATAGTTGCAGCTATTGGGGTCACTATGATCATCTGCGGCATTGGAATTCAGATCTTGCAGATACTTGTAAGCGTTAAACAACGCAAAGCAAATAGAGACCTTACAGGGGATCCATGGAATGGTAGAACGCTAGAATGGTCCACTTCTTCACCACCACCGTTTTATAATTTTGCTATTCTTCCCGAAGTCCATAAAAGAGATTCTTTTTGGTCTATGAAACACGCCAAAGTAGCAGAAAAACCACACTATAAAGACATTCATATGCCCAAAAACACCCCGATGGGGCTATTTATTGGTGGATTTAGCTTCATTTTAGGGTTTGCTTTGATCTGGCATATTATCTGGCTGGGTATAATTGGGTTTATTGGAGTAATTGCCTGTATTGTTATTCGCATGTTTGATAATGATACCGATTATTATGTACTGGCTACTGAAATAGAGAAAATAGAGGCGAGATGCAAGAATCTATAA
- a CDS encoding MotA/TolQ/ExbB proton channel family protein, whose amino-acid sequence MKLKSILIIGLMQLSALYANPTETDTSDLVTIEQEFSLIDQELNSVKEQLIALEEDARLDTSSRATPEETPFTQLQESISDFPSKMMVIDFKQAFSGAPLIYILLFGMSTFALCLWFYCLSSLRNSTKVSQSLVDTLRSQLTNHNFDEALGVCKQEKTLFCHLVATGIHSRQHGFPVMVEIMKAEGKRVTATFWQRINLLNDIAIIAPMLGLLGTVFGMFYAFYDVNRSIESVSMLFDGLGVSVGTTVVGLIVAILALILHSSAKYRLVKTLVLVESETHQIASLIDAQNKSASI is encoded by the coding sequence ATGAAGTTAAAGTCTATTTTAATTATTGGATTGATGCAGCTTAGTGCGTTATATGCCAACCCTACAGAAACCGATACCTCAGACCTTGTAACAATTGAGCAGGAATTTTCTTTAATCGATCAAGAGTTAAACAGTGTCAAAGAACAACTCATTGCTTTAGAAGAAGATGCTCGTTTGGATACTTCATCTAGGGCAACCCCCGAAGAAACCCCATTCACACAGCTGCAAGAGTCGATTTCTGACTTTCCTTCAAAGATGATGGTAATTGATTTTAAACAAGCATTTTCTGGAGCACCTCTCATCTACATACTTTTATTTGGAATGTCTACGTTTGCTCTTTGCTTATGGTTCTACTGCCTGTCTTCCCTGCGCAATAGTACAAAAGTTTCTCAATCTTTAGTCGACACACTTCGCTCTCAATTAACCAACCATAATTTTGACGAAGCTTTAGGGGTATGTAAACAAGAAAAAACGTTATTTTGTCATTTAGTGGCCACAGGTATTCATTCCAGGCAACATGGATTTCCAGTAATGGTTGAAATCATGAAAGCGGAAGGCAAAAGAGTTACTGCAACATTTTGGCAAAGAATTAACTTACTTAATGATATTGCTATTATTGCCCCCATGCTTGGTTTATTAGGTACTGTTTTTGGCATGTTTTATGCTTTTTATGACGTCAATCGCTCTATAGAAAGCGTTTCTATGCTATTCGATGGACTCGGAGTTTCTGTAGGGACTACCGTTGTTGGATTAATTGTAGCTATCTTAGCGCTTATCTTACATTCTTCTGCTAAATACAGATTGGTAAAAACATTGGTATTAGTAGAGAGTGAAACCCACCAAATAGCTTCTCTTATCGATGCTCAAAACAAGAGTGCAAGTATATGA
- a CDS encoding Dps family protein has product MNKKTIPTKLATPNDLKGLQEICKSINPLVADAFALYVKTKSFHWHMSGSHFRDYHLLFDEQAEQIFAMIDVLAERVRKLGGTTICSINDISRLQKIKDDEIILEPKKMIQHLMHDNKNYAAHMRSTHQICAEHNDVATASILEVFIDETERRTWFLFEIQA; this is encoded by the coding sequence ATGAATAAAAAGACAATACCCACAAAGTTAGCCACCCCAAATGACTTAAAAGGTCTCCAAGAAATCTGTAAAAGCATTAATCCCTTAGTTGCCGATGCTTTTGCTTTATATGTAAAAACAAAAAGTTTCCATTGGCATATGTCAGGTAGCCATTTTCGCGATTATCATCTTTTATTCGATGAGCAAGCAGAACAAATTTTTGCGATGATTGATGTTTTAGCAGAACGCGTTCGCAAGCTAGGTGGGACAACAATATGCTCGATAAATGATATTAGCCGCTTACAAAAAATTAAAGATGATGAAATTATACTAGAGCCAAAAAAAATGATTCAACATCTCATGCACGATAACAAAAACTATGCAGCTCATATGCGGTCTACACATCAAATTTGCGCAGAACACAACGACGTTGCAACAGCTAGTATCTTAGAGGTATTCATAGATGAAACAGAAAGAAGAACTTGGTTTCTTTTTGAAATCCAAGCATAG
- the cyoD gene encoding cytochrome o ubiquinol oxidase subunit IV, with protein MNQETGAFKSYLTGFFLSILLTLAAYFLVVEHVFSSRVLISIIIGLGIVQMFIQLLFFLHLGQEPKPYWNSQLFLFMITILVILVIGSLWIMENLRYNVMPNM; from the coding sequence ATGAATCAAGAAACTGGAGCTTTTAAATCGTATCTGACGGGATTCTTTCTATCTATTTTATTAACTTTAGCGGCTTATTTTTTGGTAGTAGAGCACGTATTCAGCAGTAGAGTTTTAATTTCTATTATTATTGGTTTAGGTATTGTACAGATGTTCATTCAATTGCTCTTTTTTTTACACTTAGGACAAGAACCTAAGCCTTATTGGAACTCTCAGCTTTTTCTCTTTATGATAACGATCCTTGTAATTTTAGTAATTGGATCGCTCTGGATTATGGAAAATTTAAGGTATAATGTGATGCCAAATATGTAA
- the cyoE gene encoding heme o synthase, which produces MIKTYFMLTKPGIIFGNAITALGGFILASKAQIDPWLFLATLMGLSLLIASACVFNNYIDRNIDKMMERTKNRALARGIISLQKAIIFAIFLGLFGILLLMLYTNLLTTIIALTGFFIYVILYSLSKHRSSYATAIGSISGGIPPVVGYCAVVDRFDMGAFLLFMIVALWQMPHFFAIAMYRLDDYVAASIPVLPVKRGIYITKVHMLLYIMAFLIPVCMLMLWGYTGYAYLIVMGLIGISWLLLCIKGFKNTNDKLFGRQMFRFSIVVIMMLCIMISISIA; this is translated from the coding sequence ATGATTAAAACTTATTTTATGCTTACTAAACCTGGAATTATATTTGGTAATGCAATAACTGCATTAGGTGGTTTTATTCTTGCATCGAAAGCACAGATTGATCCTTGGTTATTTTTAGCAACTCTTATGGGTTTATCGCTGCTTATTGCGTCGGCTTGCGTCTTTAATAATTATATTGATCGCAATATAGATAAAATGATGGAAAGAACTAAAAATCGAGCTCTAGCAAGGGGAATAATTTCTCTACAAAAGGCCATTATATTTGCCATTTTTCTCGGGTTGTTTGGCATCTTGCTTTTAATGCTATACACCAATCTTTTAACGACAATCATTGCGCTAACTGGTTTTTTTATTTATGTAATTTTGTATAGCTTATCAAAACACCGTTCTTCTTATGCAACCGCTATAGGAAGTATTTCAGGAGGTATACCGCCGGTTGTTGGTTATTGTGCTGTAGTTGATCGTTTTGATATGGGAGCTTTTCTACTATTTATGATCGTAGCTCTTTGGCAAATGCCGCATTTTTTTGCAATTGCTATGTATCGACTCGATGATTATGTTGCTGCATCAATCCCGGTCTTACCTGTTAAAAGGGGTATCTATATTACCAAGGTGCATATGCTGCTTTATATCATGGCCTTTCTTATCCCTGTATGTATGCTGATGCTATGGGGTTATACAGGATATGCATATTTGATAGTTATGGGGTTAATCGGTATTAGTTGGCTTTTATTGTGTATAAAAGGCTTTAAAAATACTAATGATAAGCTCTTTGGACGTCAAATGTTTCGTTTTTCAATTGTAGTCATTATGATGCTGTGCATCATGATCTCTATTAGCATAGCGTAA